One stretch of Brevibacillus laterosporus DNA includes these proteins:
- a CDS encoding AT hook motif family protein produces MDNRFSSFQEFAQAFEQKWLKEAIEHGLDDQKMDIYLAKVRKKALFVWNKNQGDEWIEKQGYVIVDRKPNKDEIFRKKLGRGRPRKLEDERLQHAIHVRLDEETYQKLQSLCQKNNLDLSETIRMLIKKG; encoded by the coding sequence ATGGATAATCGATTCAGCTCTTTTCAAGAATTCGCTCAAGCCTTCGAGCAAAAATGGTTAAAAGAAGCAATAGAACATGGATTAGATGATCAAAAAATGGATATATATCTAGCAAAGGTTCGCAAAAAAGCGCTTTTTGTTTGGAATAAAAATCAAGGGGATGAATGGATAGAAAAACAAGGCTATGTGATCGTTGACAGAAAGCCCAATAAGGATGAGATTTTTCGTAAAAAACTAGGACGGGGGCGCCCACGTAAACTTGAGGATGAGCGACTACAGCATGCCATCCATGTCAGACTAGATGAGGAAACATACCAAAAACTGCAATCCTTGTGTCAAAAAAACAACCTTGACCTCTCTGAGACTATTCGTATGCTCATTAAAAAAGGATAG
- a CDS encoding DHA2 family efflux MFS transporter permease subunit, with product MSQEGHLSTTSTALRWWILTNVSLGIFMSTLDGSITNVALPSISSTLQVPLHVVQWVVTAYLLAIAALLPIIGKLSDLFGRGRLYNLGFLIFMIGSALCGLSESIWMLIGMRVVQAAGAALLMANSQAIIAATFPKEERGRALGITGMVVSLGSLSGPAIGGILVSSFGWESIFWINVPIGLIGFIVALRIMPKQHQKRAGEPFDYLGSIMYMTSMITFLYTISNAEEHGWTTSITLGGILFSLVIFVLFYRRETRISYPMLDFSLFKIRTFRSGSFAALFSFLSLFCITILMPFYMQLVLEYPPKIVGYVMMANAVMMAIVAPLSGWLSDKIGSYYLTISGLLINAISFVLLTRLTTSEPAWLVAMHMAIFGIGSGLFLSPNNASILGSVPHKLLGIAGGLNALVRNIGMVLGTTFAISLFSFQLNRLTDNQPDSSSTDILNVEAYMAALHTVFWVAAVICLYAAILSSRRDKPQRKKRKVA from the coding sequence ATGAGTCAGGAAGGTCATCTATCTACTACCAGCACTGCACTACGCTGGTGGATACTAACCAACGTGTCTCTGGGAATCTTTATGTCAACATTGGATGGAAGCATCACGAATGTCGCTCTTCCTAGCATTTCCAGTACATTACAGGTTCCGTTACACGTCGTACAATGGGTTGTAACCGCCTACTTATTAGCAATCGCTGCCCTCCTGCCCATTATTGGAAAGTTATCTGATCTATTTGGTCGTGGGAGATTATATAATCTTGGGTTTTTAATTTTTATGATTGGCTCTGCTTTATGCGGTTTGTCAGAATCCATCTGGATGTTAATTGGTATGCGGGTCGTGCAAGCTGCTGGTGCTGCACTGCTCATGGCTAACAGTCAAGCCATTATTGCTGCCACTTTTCCCAAAGAAGAACGTGGCCGTGCCCTTGGAATAACAGGCATGGTGGTATCACTTGGTTCATTGTCAGGTCCAGCCATCGGTGGTATTCTAGTTAGTTCTTTTGGTTGGGAATCTATCTTTTGGATTAACGTACCGATTGGTTTAATCGGATTTATTGTAGCTCTGCGTATCATGCCAAAACAGCACCAAAAACGCGCGGGAGAACCTTTTGACTATCTTGGTTCCATTATGTACATGACAAGTATGATTACGTTCCTATATACCATCTCCAATGCGGAAGAACACGGTTGGACAACAAGTATTACACTAGGTGGCATTCTCTTTTCATTAGTAATCTTCGTCTTGTTCTATCGACGCGAAACACGAATCTCATATCCAATGCTTGACTTCTCTCTATTTAAGATTCGTACATTCCGTTCAGGGAGCTTTGCTGCTCTATTTTCATTTCTCTCCTTGTTTTGCATAACAATTCTCATGCCATTTTATATGCAATTGGTGCTAGAATATCCCCCAAAAATCGTGGGCTATGTCATGATGGCAAATGCTGTGATGATGGCGATAGTGGCCCCGCTATCTGGCTGGCTTTCAGATAAAATTGGTTCTTATTACTTAACGATTTCAGGTCTGTTGATTAATGCCATTTCCTTTGTCCTGCTCACCCGGCTTACGACTAGTGAGCCTGCTTGGCTTGTTGCGATGCACATGGCCATCTTTGGAATCGGTTCTGGTCTTTTTCTATCTCCAAACAATGCCAGTATTCTAGGGTCTGTTCCACATAAACTGTTGGGAATAGCAGGCGGTCTAAATGCATTAGTCCGAAATATCGGAATGGTATTGGGTACGACATTTGCTATCTCACTATTCTCTTTTCAATTAAATAGATTAACAGACAATCAACCTGACTCTAGCAGCACTGATATATTAAATGTAGAAGCTTATATGGCTGCTCTTCATACTGTCTTTTGGGTGGCAGCTGTCATTTGTCTATATGCTGCCATCCTCTCTTCTAGACGTGATAAACCTCAAAGAAAGAAAAGGAAAGTTGCTTAG